CGCCTTCGGCCGTGGCATGGGTCAGGAGGCTCCGGACGTCACCCAGGTACCCTCGGAGCGTGTGTGGAGAAACGGCGCGCTCGGCGGACAGGTACCGCGCGAAGGCCTCAAGCGCCCCGTGAAGCTCCGCGGGCAGTTCCTCATTTTCCACCCCCCTACTGTCTCAGCTCCGGTCCCGAAAGCAGCGGTGACACGCACCCTGCATCCCGGGCCGCGCGCCGGCAGTGGCGGTCTGGCGCATCAACTGGTTGCCTTGCCGCGTTTCCAGCCGCCCCGCTCCGAGACCGCCAGCCCCAGTAGACCCAACCGGCCCAAGCCTGCCCGGACGGATTCCTGGCCCAGGCCCGCGACCACGGAGAGCTTTTCGACGGACGTCGTGGAGCGCAACGGCAGGGCGTCCAGGAGAATCAAATCCTCCAGGGTCAATCCGTCCTGCACGGCGGCCTGGCCCTGGCGCACTTCCGGAAGGGAAGAACCACTGGGTCCCGCCAGTTCGGCAACCTCGGCGGCGTCCGTCACGCAAACGGCCCCTCCATCCCGAAGAAGGCGGTGGCAGCCAGCTGAGTTGGCGCTGTGTACGGATCCAGGAACAGCACCGACAGCACGGCCAAGGGTCTCGGCATGGTGGGCGGTGTTCAGCGCCCCGGACCGCCACCTTGCCTCGACGACGACGGTCACGGCTGACAGCGCGGCAATGATGCGGTTGCGCTGGAGGAACCTGTAGCGGGTGGGCGCGGACCCCGGGGGAACCTCGGCGAGGACTGCGCCCTGGTTGCACACGGCCCGCAGGAGGTCCTCGTTTCCCGAGGGGTAGAACCGGTCCACTCCCCCGGCCATCACCGCTATGGTCGGAAGGGCATCCGACGCCCCGGCAAGGGCCGCCCGGTGGGCATGGGCATCTATGCCGT
The Arthrobacter sp. PGP41 genome window above contains:
- the dprA gene encoding DNA-processing protein DprA yields the protein MTEVARDIERRSRAALSRLMEPQDAAGLALVQVAGAVDALRIATGQVAAGPDVEQEITALLTDGGPAAGWAGMANALKRWKPRIPDLAPERDLATMARLGGRLIIPSDDLWPAQLADLGIQEPICLWWRGQEQNLPGAATAVALVGSRDSTSYGASVTGDIAYSLAQRGFTVVSGGAYGIDAHAHRAALAGASDALPTIAVMAGGVDRFYPSGNEDLLRAVCNQGAVLAEVPPGSAPTRYRFLQRNRIIAALSAVTVVVEARWRSGALNTAHHAETLGRAVGAVPGSVHSANSAGCHRLLRDGGAVCVTDAAEVAELAGPSGSSLPEVRQGQAAVQDGLTLEDLILLDALPLRSTTSVEKLSVVAGLGQESVRAGLGRLGLLGLAVSERGGWKRGKATS